One Streptomyces sp. NBC_01217 genomic region harbors:
- a CDS encoding ROK family transcriptional regulator — protein sequence MNIQYRVLSLLRDNGPLSRAQLADRLEVPRPRLLGELDRMVAAGRVREAGPAASRGGRRSTLVQLDPGVRFAAVDLGASSVDIEITDGSLAPVASCSEPADIRSGPVAVLGRVSELLRAMADQGHYTRLDAIGIGLPGPVSFREGVPVSPPIMVGWNRFPVRDTLARAHGCPVVVDNDVNVMSLGEQHSGVARTVDHLLFVKIGSGIGSGMQHHGRIYRGAEGCAGDIGHVQVEAEADGPVCSCGNTGCLEAYFGGVALSRDATEAARSGRSPALAERLAERGVLTALDVAECADGGDSTSVSLVRAGGHRVGQVLATLVSFMNPSMIVIGGGLTGLGYPLLAEIRSVVYKRSLPLATGNLPIVMSELGPRAGVVGAALLASELAYGEASVAGDVGRTEAS from the coding sequence GTGAACATCCAGTACCGCGTGTTGAGTCTACTGCGTGACAACGGCCCGCTGTCCCGCGCCCAACTCGCGGACCGGCTGGAGGTTCCGCGCCCGCGGCTGCTCGGCGAACTCGACCGCATGGTCGCCGCCGGGCGGGTCCGTGAGGCGGGCCCCGCCGCGTCGCGCGGCGGGCGGCGCTCCACTCTCGTCCAGCTCGACCCCGGTGTGCGGTTCGCCGCCGTGGATCTGGGCGCCAGCTCCGTCGACATCGAGATCACCGACGGCTCGCTCGCGCCGGTGGCCTCCTGCTCCGAGCCGGCGGACATCCGCTCCGGACCGGTCGCCGTGCTCGGGCGCGTCAGCGAACTCCTGCGCGCGATGGCCGACCAGGGGCACTACACGCGGCTCGACGCAATCGGCATCGGCCTGCCGGGACCGGTCAGCTTCCGGGAAGGCGTACCCGTCTCGCCGCCGATCATGGTGGGCTGGAACCGCTTTCCGGTACGCGACACCCTCGCCCGCGCGCACGGCTGCCCCGTCGTGGTCGACAACGACGTCAACGTGATGTCCCTCGGGGAGCAGCACAGCGGGGTCGCGAGGACCGTCGACCATCTGCTCTTCGTGAAGATCGGCAGCGGTATCGGCTCCGGCATGCAGCACCACGGCCGTATCTACCGGGGCGCGGAGGGATGCGCCGGCGACATCGGGCACGTCCAGGTCGAGGCCGAGGCGGACGGGCCTGTCTGCTCCTGCGGGAACACCGGCTGCCTGGAGGCGTACTTCGGCGGGGTGGCGCTGTCCAGGGACGCCACGGAGGCCGCGAGATCCGGCCGGTCGCCCGCCCTTGCCGAACGGCTCGCCGAGCGGGGGGTTCTGACCGCCCTGGATGTCGCGGAGTGCGCGGACGGCGGCGACAGCACGAGCGTCAGCCTGGTCCGGGCCGGCGGCCACCGGGTCGGGCAGGTCCTCGCCACGCTGGTCAGCTTCATGAACCCGTCGATGATCGTGATCGGTGGCGGTCTGACCGGGCTCGGCTATCCCCTGCTCGCCGAGATCCGCAGCGTCGTGTACAAACGCTCACTCCCCCTCGCCACCGGCAATCTGCCGATCGTCATGTCCGAACTCGGCCCCCGCGCGGGGGTCGTGGGCGCCGCGCTCCTGGCGAGCGAACTCGCTTACGGTGAGGCGTCGGTGGCTGGGGACGTCGGAAGAACAGAGGCCTCCTGA
- a CDS encoding DUF4139 domain-containing protein — protein sequence MTAESTQRWGSTLDSVVVYAQGAVCRRLARGSVSSDGRVRVTGLPRSLDPGSLRARVLGAPGVRVTEARVEVEAEPLGTGTPDELRHEVERLSDEYAAAQGRRDRQLGLIEEVRALHPVPPARRREDPHRRTPVDAWLELADFVDERLAGLHNRLVGLEEALRNVEHELTVAADRLARASTDAPSAHVETTVCAVLTLDGTGDAEVELELELEYGVPGAVWVPAYRLTHRQGDGSGRLVLRASVAQRTGEDWTGVRIALATADLRRRTDLPRLRSIRIGRSQPASAPSGWREPPAGLVGLFSGYDAAGPGPATTAVPAAVGAGSAPMGGAGGSMSGPVPPPPPPPSPQSYGGPSAAVPVPGGRSFAGAPAAMAPAAPGRAAPPPPPAPVAGPPQPSGAELDYAALVLCGPGEQGGRRGRLFPDSPFDPVAAEYRRRAEAVAALPLPGQAVRPRESAGSFDHRFDATARADIPSDGTWHTVTVGEIPVGLRTEYLCVPSVEQTVYATLVLSNATDQALLAGPVEVTVEDDFLLTAALPTLAPGGVRRVGLGPDEGIRVTRRTNVHESTSGLRNNTTVLDHRVHVELANRLARPVTVEVRERVPVTSDPDVRIEERADWTAPEEGTGPDRQAPGTRVWRLDLPAGANAALDGGYEIRIPTGKALVGGNRRS from the coding sequence ATGACGGCTGAGTCGACACAGAGGTGGGGGTCGACCCTCGATTCGGTCGTGGTGTACGCGCAGGGCGCGGTCTGCCGACGCCTGGCCCGGGGCAGCGTGTCGTCCGACGGGCGGGTGCGGGTGACGGGACTGCCCCGCTCGCTGGACCCGGGCTCGCTGCGGGCCCGTGTCCTGGGAGCCCCCGGGGTACGCGTCACCGAGGCCCGGGTGGAAGTCGAGGCCGAGCCGCTCGGCACGGGCACACCCGACGAGTTGCGGCACGAGGTCGAGCGGCTGAGCGACGAGTACGCGGCGGCGCAGGGACGCCGGGACCGGCAGTTGGGCCTGATCGAGGAGGTCAGGGCTCTCCACCCGGTCCCACCTGCCCGCAGGCGCGAGGACCCGCACCGCCGCACCCCGGTCGACGCGTGGCTGGAGCTCGCCGACTTCGTCGACGAGCGGCTGGCGGGACTGCACAACCGCCTCGTCGGGTTGGAGGAGGCACTGCGCAACGTCGAGCACGAGCTCACCGTCGCCGCCGACCGGCTCGCCCGCGCCTCCACCGACGCGCCGTCAGCGCACGTGGAGACCACGGTCTGCGCGGTCCTGACCCTCGACGGCACCGGTGATGCGGAGGTGGAACTGGAGCTGGAGCTGGAATACGGGGTGCCGGGCGCCGTCTGGGTTCCGGCCTACCGTCTCACTCACCGTCAGGGCGACGGCAGCGGCCGTCTGGTGCTGCGCGCCTCGGTCGCTCAGCGGACCGGGGAGGACTGGACCGGCGTGCGCATAGCCCTGGCCACCGCCGATCTTCGGCGCCGCACCGACCTGCCGAGGCTCCGCTCGATCCGGATCGGTCGCAGTCAGCCCGCTTCCGCGCCTTCCGGCTGGCGCGAGCCCCCGGCCGGGCTCGTCGGCCTGTTCTCCGGGTACGACGCGGCAGGCCCCGGCCCGGCCACGACCGCCGTACCCGCGGCTGTCGGGGCCGGCTCCGCGCCCATGGGTGGCGCGGGCGGCTCCATGTCCGGTCCCGTTCCGCCACCGCCGCCTCCCCCGTCGCCGCAGAGCTACGGCGGTCCGTCGGCCGCAGTCCCGGTGCCCGGCGGCAGGTCCTTCGCGGGTGCCCCCGCCGCCATGGCGCCCGCGGCTCCTGGCCGGGCCGCGCCGCCACCCCCTCCGGCGCCGGTAGCCGGTCCGCCGCAGCCGAGCGGCGCCGAGCTCGACTATGCCGCCCTTGTCCTGTGCGGCCCCGGCGAGCAGGGCGGTCGCAGAGGCCGGCTGTTTCCCGACTCCCCCTTCGACCCGGTGGCGGCCGAGTACCGCCGCCGCGCCGAAGCGGTGGCCGCGCTGCCGTTGCCCGGACAGGCCGTACGGCCCCGCGAGTCGGCGGGTTCCTTCGACCACCGCTTCGATGCCACCGCCCGCGCCGACATTCCGTCCGACGGCACCTGGCACACCGTCACCGTCGGCGAGATCCCGGTCGGCCTGCGTACCGAGTACCTCTGCGTGCCGTCCGTCGAGCAGACCGTGTACGCGACGTTGGTGCTCTCCAACGCCACCGACCAGGCACTGCTGGCCGGCCCGGTCGAGGTCACCGTCGAGGACGACTTCCTGCTGACCGCCGCACTGCCCACCCTTGCCCCCGGCGGTGTCCGCCGGGTGGGGCTCGGGCCCGACGAGGGCATCCGGGTCACCCGCCGTACGAACGTGCACGAGTCGACCTCGGGTCTGCGCAACAACACCACCGTGCTCGACCACCGCGTCCACGTGGAGCTGGCCAACCGGCTCGCGCGGCCGGTCACCGTGGAAGTCCGCGAGCGGGTGCCGGTCACCTCCGATCCGGACGTCCGGATCGAGGAACGGGCGGACTGGACGGCACCCGAGGAAGGCACGGGGCCCGATCGACAGGCGCCGGGCACCCGCGTCTGGCGACTGGACCTGCCCGCAGGCGCCAATGCCGCCCTCGACGGCGGCTACGAGATCCGCATCCCGACCGGCAAGGCCCTGGTCGGCGGCAACCGCAGGAGCTGA
- a CDS encoding mucoidy inhibitor MuiA family protein, with amino-acid sequence MSTAPKPIALPVTAVTCLEDRAHIERAVVLDLEAGVQRLRLGPVSALAVDRTLHAELTADHPATVLDVRIVRSWTPRGPQPSTDDDSALRHRVHTLEQEQLALEQRRDRLQARLDLLGRLAADLLREIGEGTGSGETERPRWTTELDRVDDERDAHGEQLRTVEARLAALAVELGEAQRAMHLSEEEPAVLVGHIELTVETAVAGPVGLRLSHLTPCALWRPAYRAVLDGDSLTLETDAMVWQRTGEDWSDVRLTLSTARSALATDPPRLGEDRLTLKDRSAAERRTVDVELREEEIGTLGPAPVLGLPGVDDGGEARVLRSPAPVSVPGDGRAHRVPLSSFTTAASSEYACSPELSPLVTQVVRFDNLSGHALLAGPVDLVRGSGFSGRGTLGFTAPGAHGELAFGSCDDHRVVRHAEESRDCAGITQRTVVTRTVRLHLSRFSAPGEHDERVVVLRERIPVSEVSAVEIRLHKDSCSPAPDVVDAEGIARWDVTLPPGSRRTVTLVYELSASAKVTGL; translated from the coding sequence ATGTCCACGGCCCCGAAGCCGATCGCCCTCCCCGTCACCGCCGTCACGTGCCTTGAGGATCGCGCCCACATCGAGCGTGCCGTCGTGCTCGACCTGGAGGCCGGGGTCCAGCGGCTGCGTCTCGGACCGGTCAGTGCACTGGCCGTCGACCGGACCCTCCATGCCGAGCTGACCGCCGATCACCCAGCGACCGTGCTCGACGTGCGGATCGTCCGCAGCTGGACGCCGCGCGGGCCACAGCCGTCCACCGACGACGACTCGGCCCTGCGCCACCGCGTACACACCCTCGAACAGGAGCAGCTGGCCCTGGAGCAGCGACGTGACCGGCTGCAAGCGCGCCTTGACCTGCTCGGCCGGCTCGCCGCCGATCTGCTGCGGGAGATCGGCGAAGGCACCGGCTCCGGGGAGACCGAACGGCCCCGCTGGACCACCGAACTGGACCGGGTGGACGACGAGCGCGACGCGCACGGCGAGCAACTGCGCACCGTGGAAGCCCGGCTGGCCGCCCTCGCTGTCGAACTCGGTGAAGCCCAGCGGGCCATGCATCTCTCCGAGGAGGAGCCCGCCGTGCTGGTCGGCCATATCGAGTTGACCGTGGAGACCGCGGTCGCCGGTCCGGTCGGGCTGCGCCTGAGCCACCTCACCCCGTGTGCGCTGTGGCGGCCCGCCTACCGGGCCGTGCTCGACGGGGACTCCCTGACGCTGGAGACCGACGCGATGGTCTGGCAGCGCACCGGTGAGGACTGGTCGGACGTACGGCTGACATTGTCGACGGCCCGCTCGGCTCTGGCCACCGATCCGCCACGGCTGGGCGAGGACCGGCTGACGCTCAAGGACCGCTCCGCAGCGGAGCGCCGCACGGTCGACGTCGAGCTGCGCGAGGAGGAGATCGGGACCCTCGGCCCGGCCCCGGTGCTCGGCCTGCCGGGGGTGGACGACGGCGGCGAGGCACGGGTGTTGAGATCCCCCGCGCCGGTCTCGGTGCCCGGTGACGGCCGCGCCCACCGAGTGCCGCTCTCCTCGTTCACCACTGCCGCGTCCAGTGAGTACGCCTGTTCACCGGAGTTGTCCCCGCTGGTCACCCAGGTGGTGCGGTTCGACAACCTGTCCGGGCACGCGCTGCTCGCAGGACCCGTGGACCTGGTCCGCGGCAGCGGATTCAGCGGCCGCGGCACGCTGGGCTTCACCGCCCCCGGCGCCCACGGCGAGCTGGCCTTCGGCAGCTGCGACGACCACAGGGTGGTCCGGCATGCCGAGGAGTCCCGCGACTGCGCCGGTATCACCCAGCGGACCGTGGTCACCCGCACGGTCCGGCTGCACCTGTCCCGGTTCTCCGCCCCCGGCGAGCACGACGAGCGGGTGGTCGTCCTTCGGGAGCGGATCCCGGTCTCCGAGGTCTCGGCGGTGGAGATACGCCTGCACAAGGATTCCTGCTCCCCGGCGCCCGACGTGGTCGACGCCGAGGGTATCGCCCGCTGGGACGTCACTCTCCCGCCCGGCAGCCGTCGCACAGTCACCCTGGTCTACGAGCTGTCGGCGAGCGCCAAAGTCACCGGGCTCTGA
- a CDS encoding tetratricopeptide repeat protein: MRFGRRKSGKAPTSEAVGRTPPEPPATTPPALPVEEEAHSLPQSTIEQEELLSELLSRELHAPAEPVMRALLADYERFLGPDDPATISLYDALGHTLYQLGLTPEAEAMHREAYSRSEHRNGPDDPDTLAYAHNLATALVMSAEREEGLALLTRTMERRESVHGPDHATTLETAAVLGAVLFESGAQEHGFALLERVYTSYRTTLGEDDLQTLAAGGNLAAAVHTLGHTDEAARLLVVVLSGYVRTLGPDHTLTLGTQQRLRRMGWYININVQME; encoded by the coding sequence ATGCGCTTCGGACGCCGCAAGAGCGGGAAGGCGCCAACCTCCGAGGCAGTGGGGAGGACGCCCCCCGAGCCACCGGCCACAACGCCTCCCGCACTGCCCGTAGAAGAGGAGGCGCATTCGCTCCCCCAGTCGACCATCGAGCAGGAGGAGCTTCTCTCCGAGCTGCTCAGCCGCGAGCTCCACGCACCGGCGGAGCCGGTGATGCGCGCCCTCCTGGCCGACTACGAACGTTTTCTCGGCCCGGACGATCCCGCCACCATCTCCCTGTACGACGCGCTGGGCCACACGCTCTACCAACTGGGGCTGACGCCGGAGGCCGAAGCCATGCACCGCGAGGCGTACTCCCGCAGTGAACACCGCAACGGACCCGACGACCCGGACACTCTGGCCTATGCCCACAATCTCGCCACGGCCCTGGTGATGAGCGCCGAACGCGAGGAGGGACTCGCGCTTCTCACGCGGACCATGGAGCGCAGGGAGAGCGTTCACGGCCCGGACCACGCCACCACACTGGAGACCGCAGCCGTCCTCGGCGCCGTCCTGTTCGAGTCCGGCGCTCAGGAACACGGTTTCGCCCTGCTGGAACGGGTGTACACGAGCTACCGGACCACCTTGGGCGAGGATGACCTCCAGACCCTCGCCGCCGGCGGAAACCTGGCGGCCGCGGTACACACCCTCGGGCATACCGACGAAGCCGCCCGGCTTCTCGTCGTCGTCCTGTCGGGTTACGTCCGCACCCTCGGCCCGGACCATACGCTGACCCTGGGTACTCAGCAGCGCCTCAGGCGCATGGGCTGGTACATCAACATCAACGTGCAGATGGAATGA
- a CDS encoding CHAT domain-containing protein: MSLSQDEALTFLNERIERYERTGDREAVLGPGVMARAGRLWHTALSPGGCSVEIGHALARLHWARDEADDSKKGSDLWEALLFYARIGNVDPSLVPEEPRQLLAAGVQIDHSFLGPEHWGRLAIRLLKEGQVTEGRTELDEAIELFGGTVEAYPQEHRFWSGDMSNLSLALRMRYDRCGDPSDLDRATVTARAAVRATDPADASLPNRLDNLSTALQAQANRSGDFVAAAEAARLGSRAVRATPPTDRRRLLFEENLAGARLTRFRLTRDLDELRLAVEELHAVVAATPGSDLDLARRRATLGGALYELFVLTRDPHQLGQAVELLTQAADRSPFPGLRLDALSDLSSVLLSRFQETGSQQDLDHAVYCGEESVKEAGTRDPRRSGRLYTWGRVLCATYAHTHEPRVLDEAIDAFRLALDGLGPGHPRRAPCEASLGQALMDRQFRLRDDITPFGISELRADAARLQWEQIRNTQGPELLSTELGGLQDLAEAHAACLRAVAAAGPRGPDLGTHLRGLSSVLYSRYRLLGEESDADRAVELAERALQSTPAQHAGRASVVLQLARFLTDLRGHAGAGRALSLWQGLASDLTAPPWARASAAAYAARYLARSGAWGAATDQYAQALGILPSLVSSAKERTAQENELTAWSGLSAEAASCAVAAGDPERAMELLEQGRSVLWAQLLDLRDGLDALDSVDGELADRLARLERELNAPPETASANPWWDRIADRRLTLVAERDELLARIRRLPGLGDFRKPAAGAELRGAASRGPVVMVVSSQWRTDALIVTTTTVRAVELDRLTYQGMLERTARYLNALAQYEEGPRDAIARVKLNLLVTSTLKWLWHDIAEPVLTALGHTGAPPAGRPRPRLWWCPTGPLALLPLHAAGLPDSASPDGTPDACVLDRVTPSYTPTVRALLANRQATPRPGTTDRMLVVGMPVTPGHLPLPQVAGELTALREAIPRATVLQGERATRQAVRDALRTHRWVHLSCHGGQQLLRPSEGGLVLHDEMLTIADLRADRHAHGEFAFLSACKTALGGAAVPDEAINVASAFQYAGWQQVIGTLWSVGTIATEELSGDLYRTLVRGGTLRSEGIAAALNDAVRRLRAAGHPPLVWAPFAHVGG; this comes from the coding sequence GTGAGCTTGTCGCAGGACGAGGCGCTGACGTTTCTGAACGAGCGGATCGAACGGTATGAGCGGACGGGGGACCGGGAGGCGGTGCTGGGCCCCGGGGTGATGGCCCGGGCGGGCCGGCTCTGGCACACCGCGCTCTCGCCCGGCGGCTGCAGTGTCGAGATCGGGCACGCGCTGGCCCGGCTGCATTGGGCCCGCGATGAAGCCGACGACAGCAAGAAGGGTTCCGATCTGTGGGAGGCGCTCCTGTTCTACGCTCGGATCGGCAACGTCGATCCGTCTCTGGTCCCCGAAGAGCCGCGTCAGTTGCTCGCCGCAGGGGTGCAGATCGATCACAGCTTCCTCGGTCCCGAGCACTGGGGCCGCCTGGCGATCCGGCTGCTCAAGGAGGGCCAGGTCACAGAGGGCCGGACAGAGTTGGACGAAGCGATCGAGCTGTTCGGCGGGACGGTCGAGGCCTACCCGCAGGAGCACAGATTCTGGTCCGGAGACATGTCCAATCTGAGTCTGGCGCTGCGCATGAGGTACGACCGCTGCGGCGACCCGTCGGACCTCGACCGGGCCACCGTGACTGCACGCGCCGCCGTCCGAGCCACCGATCCGGCCGACGCCAGTCTGCCCAACCGCCTCGACAACCTCAGTACCGCACTGCAGGCACAGGCCAACCGCAGCGGCGACTTCGTTGCCGCCGCTGAGGCGGCCAGACTCGGCTCCCGTGCAGTCAGGGCCACCCCGCCGACGGATCGTCGCCGCCTGCTGTTCGAGGAGAACCTCGCCGGCGCGCGCCTGACCCGGTTCCGTCTGACCAGGGACCTCGACGAACTCAGGCTCGCCGTCGAGGAGTTACATGCGGTGGTGGCAGCCACCCCGGGCAGCGACCTGGACCTCGCACGACGCAGGGCCACGCTCGGCGGTGCGCTGTACGAACTCTTTGTGCTCACCCGCGACCCGCACCAGCTCGGGCAGGCGGTCGAGCTGCTGACCCAGGCGGCCGACAGGAGTCCCTTTCCCGGCCTCCGGCTCGATGCTCTGTCCGACCTCAGCTCCGTTCTGCTCAGCCGCTTCCAGGAGACCGGCAGCCAGCAAGACCTGGACCACGCCGTCTACTGCGGCGAAGAATCCGTCAAGGAGGCAGGGACCAGGGATCCACGGCGCTCCGGGCGGCTGTACACATGGGGGCGGGTGCTGTGTGCCACCTACGCGCATACCCACGAGCCGCGGGTCCTCGACGAAGCCATCGACGCCTTCCGCCTGGCGCTGGACGGGCTGGGGCCCGGCCATCCGAGGCGGGCGCCCTGCGAAGCGAGCCTCGGTCAGGCACTGATGGACCGGCAGTTCCGCCTGCGGGACGACATCACGCCCTTCGGTATCAGCGAGCTGCGCGCCGATGCGGCGCGGCTCCAATGGGAGCAGATACGGAACACGCAGGGGCCGGAGCTGCTCTCCACCGAACTCGGCGGACTGCAGGATCTCGCAGAAGCCCATGCGGCGTGCTTGCGCGCTGTGGCGGCCGCCGGCCCAAGGGGCCCGGACCTGGGCACCCATCTGCGGGGCCTGAGCAGCGTCCTGTACAGCCGTTACCGCCTCCTCGGCGAGGAGAGCGACGCGGACAGGGCCGTCGAACTCGCAGAGCGGGCATTGCAGAGCACTCCCGCGCAGCACGCCGGCCGTGCCTCGGTCGTGCTTCAGCTCGCCCGTTTCCTGACGGATCTCCGCGGACACGCGGGCGCCGGGCGTGCTCTGTCCCTCTGGCAGGGGCTCGCCTCCGACCTGACGGCGCCGCCCTGGGCACGTGCTTCGGCGGCGGCGTACGCGGCGCGGTACCTGGCCCGGAGCGGTGCCTGGGGCGCGGCCACCGATCAGTACGCGCAGGCGCTCGGAATTCTGCCGTCCCTTGTCTCGTCGGCCAAGGAACGGACAGCGCAGGAAAACGAACTCACCGCATGGAGCGGCCTGTCGGCCGAGGCCGCGAGCTGCGCGGTCGCCGCAGGCGACCCGGAGCGCGCGATGGAACTGCTGGAACAGGGCCGATCCGTCCTCTGGGCACAACTGCTCGACCTGCGCGACGGGCTGGACGCTCTCGACTCCGTGGACGGGGAACTGGCCGACCGACTCGCCCGCCTGGAACGCGAGTTGAACGCACCGCCCGAGACGGCCTCGGCCAATCCGTGGTGGGACCGCATCGCCGACCGGCGGCTGACACTGGTCGCGGAACGCGACGAACTCCTCGCGCGCATCAGACGCCTGCCGGGGCTCGGCGACTTCCGGAAACCCGCCGCGGGGGCCGAACTGCGCGGGGCCGCGAGCCGGGGGCCGGTCGTCATGGTCGTCTCCAGCCAGTGGCGCACCGACGCCCTGATCGTCACGACCACCACCGTCCGAGCAGTCGAGCTGGACCGCCTCACGTACCAGGGCATGCTGGAGCGGACCGCGCGCTATCTCAACGCGCTCGCCCAGTACGAGGAAGGCCCGCGAGACGCCATCGCCCGGGTCAAGCTCAACCTCCTGGTCACCAGCACGCTGAAATGGCTGTGGCACGACATCGCGGAGCCGGTGCTGACAGCTCTCGGACACACCGGGGCTCCTCCCGCCGGGCGGCCCCGGCCCCGGCTGTGGTGGTGTCCGACAGGTCCTCTGGCGCTGCTGCCCCTGCACGCCGCGGGCCTGCCGGACTCCGCGTCCCCGGATGGGACACCCGATGCCTGTGTCCTCGACCGGGTCACCCCCTCGTACACCCCGACGGTGCGCGCCCTGCTCGCCAACCGGCAGGCCACCCCTCGTCCCGGGACGACGGACCGGATGCTGGTGGTGGGGATGCCCGTCACCCCGGGCCACCTCCCCCTGCCGCAGGTCGCGGGGGAACTCACCGCCCTGCGCGAAGCGATCCCCAGGGCCACGGTGCTGCAGGGGGAGCGGGCGACACGCCAGGCAGTACGTGACGCCCTGCGTACCCACCGCTGGGTGCACCTGAGCTGCCACGGCGGGCAGCAACTGCTACGCCCTTCGGAGGGAGGGCTCGTCCTGCACGACGAGATGCTGACCATCGCTGATCTCCGGGCCGACCGGCACGCCCACGGCGAGTTCGCCTTCCTCTCCGCCTGTAAGACGGCCCTCGGCGGCGCTGCGGTACCCGATGAGGCGATCAACGTCGCCAGCGCGTTCCAGTACGCCGGCTGGCAACAGGTCATCGGCACCCTGTGGTCGGTGGGGACCATCGCCACCGAGGAACTGAGCGGGGATCTCTACCGCACGCTCGTCAGGGGCGGAACCCTGCGATCCGAAGGAATCGCCGCAGCCCTGAACGACGCCGTCCGCAGGCTGCGCGCGGCGGGCCACCCACCCCTCGTCTGGGCGCCGTTCGCGCACGTGGGCGGCTGA
- a CDS encoding class I SAM-dependent DNA methyltransferase, whose product MTSSELWTRATADRYDSEEHEMSSAVVLGPTIGFLAELAGDGPALEFAIGTGRVGIPLRERGVPVVGIELSEHMAAVLRHKIDEDTLPVTIGDMATTTVPGTFTLVYLVYNTITNLLTQDEQVECFRNAARHLTPGGRFVIELGVPPLRFLPPRQVAVPFDVSERHLGFDTFDLVEQILVSHHLTRDGDDGRYRRSSSRHRYAWPAELDLMARIAGLELELRIADWDRAPFTQDSAKHISVWRKPA is encoded by the coding sequence GTGACGAGCAGTGAACTGTGGACCCGTGCGACCGCCGACCGCTACGACTCCGAGGAGCACGAGATGTCCTCGGCCGTTGTTCTCGGACCGACCATCGGCTTCCTCGCCGAACTCGCCGGGGACGGCCCGGCGCTGGAATTCGCCATCGGAACCGGACGAGTGGGCATCCCGCTCCGGGAACGAGGCGTGCCGGTAGTGGGCATCGAACTGTCCGAACACATGGCAGCCGTCCTGCGGCACAAGATCGACGAGGACACGCTCCCGGTCACCATCGGGGACATGGCCACAACCACCGTCCCCGGCACGTTCACCCTGGTCTATCTCGTCTACAACACCATCACGAACCTGCTCACGCAGGACGAGCAGGTCGAGTGCTTCAGAAACGCCGCACGGCACCTGACGCCCGGCGGCCGATTCGTCATCGAGCTGGGCGTACCACCGCTGCGGTTCCTGCCTCCCCGGCAGGTCGCGGTGCCGTTCGACGTCTCCGAGCGGCATCTCGGCTTCGACACCTTCGACCTGGTCGAGCAGATCCTCGTCTCGCACCACCTCACCCGCGACGGCGACGACGGCCGCTACCGCCGCAGCAGCTCCCGGCACCGATACGCATGGCCGGCGGAACTCGACCTCATGGCACGGATCGCAGGGCTGGAACTGGAACTGCGCATCGCGGACTGGGACAGGGCGCCATTCACCCAGGACTCCGCAAAGCACATCTCCGTGTGGCGCAAGCCGGCCTGA
- a CDS encoding NIPSNAP family protein codes for MILEIRTYRLKPGTRDEFVRVMRDESVPLLERAGIRVVDCGASLVAEDGHEEAYLIRAFASLDEHRRQEDAFYASEAWGHGPREAIVSRIDSYHTIVLDAPEEIAQTFHSR; via the coding sequence ATGATTCTTGAGATCCGTACGTACCGGCTGAAGCCCGGCACCAGAGACGAGTTCGTGCGCGTGATGCGGGATGAGTCCGTGCCGTTGCTGGAACGGGCCGGTATCCGGGTGGTGGATTGCGGGGCTTCCTTGGTGGCCGAGGACGGGCACGAGGAGGCGTATCTCATCCGCGCATTCGCCTCGCTCGACGAACACCGGCGTCAGGAGGATGCGTTCTACGCCAGCGAGGCCTGGGGGCATGGGCCCCGTGAAGCCATCGTGTCCCGGATCGACAGCTACCACACGATCGTGCTCGATGCCCCCGAAGAGATTGCCCAGACATTTCACAGCAGATGA